A DNA window from Elephas maximus indicus isolate mEleMax1 chromosome 17, mEleMax1 primary haplotype, whole genome shotgun sequence contains the following coding sequences:
- the ACAD8 gene encoding isobutyryl-CoA dehydrogenase, mitochondrial isoform X2 encodes MAPNMAEWDQKELFPVDVMRKGAQLGFGGVYVRTDVGGSGLSRLDTSVIFEALATGCTSTTAYISIHNMCVWMIDTFGNEEQRQTFCPRLCTMEKFASYCLTEPGSGSDAASLLTSAKRQGDHYILNGSKAFISGGGESDIYVVMCRTGGPGPKGISCIVVEKGTPGLSFGKKEKKVGWNSQPTRAVIFEDCAVPVANRIGSEGQGFLIAMKGLNGGRINIASCSLGAAHASVILTRDHLNVRKQFGEPLASNQYLQFKLADMATRLVASRLMIRNAAVALQEGREDAVALCSMAKLFATDECFAICNQALQMHGGYGYLKDYAVQQYVRDSRVHQILEGSNEVMRMIISRSLIQE; translated from the exons ATGGCTCCAAATATGGCAGAGTGGGACCAGAAG GAACTGTTCCCAGTGGACGTGATGCGGAAAGGAGCCCAGCTAGGCTTTGGGGGGGTCTACGTTCGAACAGATGTGGGTGGGTCTGGACTGTCACGGCTTGATACCTCTGTCATTTTTGAAGCCTTGGCTACAGGCTGTACCAGCACCACAGCTTACATAAGCATCCACAA CATGTGTGTCTGGATGATTGACACGTTTGGAAATGAGGAGCAGAGGCAGACATTCTGCCCCCGACTCTGCACCATGGAGAAGTTTGCTTCCTACTGCCTCACTGAGCCAG GAAGTGGAAGTGACGCTGCTTCCCTTTTGACCTCAGCTAAACGACAAGGAGATCATTACATCCTTAATGGCTCCAAG GCCTTCATTAGTGGTGGTGGTGAGTCGGACATCTACGTGGTCATGTGCCGCACCGGAGGACCAGGCCCCAAAGGCATCTCATGCATAGTTGTTGAGAAGGGAACCCCTGGCCTCAGCTTTGGCAAGAAGGAGAAAAAG GTCGGGTGGAACTCCCAGCCAACACGAGCCGTGATCTTTGAAGACTGTGCTGTACCTGTGGCCAACAGAATTGGGAGTGAGGGGCAAGGCTTCCTCATAGCCATGAAAGGACTGAACGGAGGGAGGATCAATATTG CCTCCTGCTCTCTGGGAGCTGCTCATGCTTCAGTCATCCTCACCCGAGACCACCTTAATGTTCGCAAGCAGTTTGGAGAACCTCTGGCCAGTAACCAG TACCTGCAGTTTAAACTGGCCGATATGGCAACCCGGCTGGTGGCCTCACGGCTCATGATCCGTAACGCAGCCGTGGCCCTACAGGAGGGGCGAGAGGATGCTGTGGCCCTGTGCTCCATGGCCAAGCTCTTTGCCACGGACGAATGCTTTGCT ATCTGCAACCAGGCTCTACAGATGCACGGAGGATATGGCTACCTGAAAGACTATGCTGTTCAACAGTATGTGCGGGACTCCAGAGTCCACCAAATCCTAGAAG gtAGCAATGAAGTGATGAGGATGATTATTTCTCGAAGCCTGATTCAAGAGTAG
- the ACAD8 gene encoding isobutyryl-CoA dehydrogenase, mitochondrial isoform X1, which yields MTTMLWSGGRRLTVALGCLRGALWAQTQRALRQLVSCIDPSIGLNEEQKEFQKVAFDFATREMAPNMAEWDQKELFPVDVMRKGAQLGFGGVYVRTDVGGSGLSRLDTSVIFEALATGCTSTTAYISIHNMCVWMIDTFGNEEQRQTFCPRLCTMEKFASYCLTEPGSGSDAASLLTSAKRQGDHYILNGSKAFISGGGESDIYVVMCRTGGPGPKGISCIVVEKGTPGLSFGKKEKKVGWNSQPTRAVIFEDCAVPVANRIGSEGQGFLIAMKGLNGGRINIASCSLGAAHASVILTRDHLNVRKQFGEPLASNQYLQFKLADMATRLVASRLMIRNAAVALQEGREDAVALCSMAKLFATDECFAICNQALQMHGGYGYLKDYAVQQYVRDSRVHQILEGSNEVMRMIISRSLIQE from the exons CTTCCATAGGACTCAATGAAGAGCAGAAAGAATTTCAGAAAGTGGCCTTTGACTTTGCTACCCGGGAAATGGCTCCAAATATGGCAGAGTGGGACCAGAAG GAACTGTTCCCAGTGGACGTGATGCGGAAAGGAGCCCAGCTAGGCTTTGGGGGGGTCTACGTTCGAACAGATGTGGGTGGGTCTGGACTGTCACGGCTTGATACCTCTGTCATTTTTGAAGCCTTGGCTACAGGCTGTACCAGCACCACAGCTTACATAAGCATCCACAA CATGTGTGTCTGGATGATTGACACGTTTGGAAATGAGGAGCAGAGGCAGACATTCTGCCCCCGACTCTGCACCATGGAGAAGTTTGCTTCCTACTGCCTCACTGAGCCAG GAAGTGGAAGTGACGCTGCTTCCCTTTTGACCTCAGCTAAACGACAAGGAGATCATTACATCCTTAATGGCTCCAAG GCCTTCATTAGTGGTGGTGGTGAGTCGGACATCTACGTGGTCATGTGCCGCACCGGAGGACCAGGCCCCAAAGGCATCTCATGCATAGTTGTTGAGAAGGGAACCCCTGGCCTCAGCTTTGGCAAGAAGGAGAAAAAG GTCGGGTGGAACTCCCAGCCAACACGAGCCGTGATCTTTGAAGACTGTGCTGTACCTGTGGCCAACAGAATTGGGAGTGAGGGGCAAGGCTTCCTCATAGCCATGAAAGGACTGAACGGAGGGAGGATCAATATTG CCTCCTGCTCTCTGGGAGCTGCTCATGCTTCAGTCATCCTCACCCGAGACCACCTTAATGTTCGCAAGCAGTTTGGAGAACCTCTGGCCAGTAACCAG TACCTGCAGTTTAAACTGGCCGATATGGCAACCCGGCTGGTGGCCTCACGGCTCATGATCCGTAACGCAGCCGTGGCCCTACAGGAGGGGCGAGAGGATGCTGTGGCCCTGTGCTCCATGGCCAAGCTCTTTGCCACGGACGAATGCTTTGCT ATCTGCAACCAGGCTCTACAGATGCACGGAGGATATGGCTACCTGAAAGACTATGCTGTTCAACAGTATGTGCGGGACTCCAGAGTCCACCAAATCCTAGAAG gtAGCAATGAAGTGATGAGGATGATTATTTCTCGAAGCCTGATTCAAGAGTAG
- the ACAD8 gene encoding isobutyryl-CoA dehydrogenase, mitochondrial isoform X3, translating into MRKGAQLGFGGVYVRTDVGGSGLSRLDTSVIFEALATGCTSTTAYISIHNMCVWMIDTFGNEEQRQTFCPRLCTMEKFASYCLTEPGSGSDAASLLTSAKRQGDHYILNGSKAFISGGGESDIYVVMCRTGGPGPKGISCIVVEKGTPGLSFGKKEKKVGWNSQPTRAVIFEDCAVPVANRIGSEGQGFLIAMKGLNGGRINIASCSLGAAHASVILTRDHLNVRKQFGEPLASNQYLQFKLADMATRLVASRLMIRNAAVALQEGREDAVALCSMAKLFATDECFAICNQALQMHGGYGYLKDYAVQQYVRDSRVHQILEGSNEVMRMIISRSLIQE; encoded by the exons ATGCGGAAAGGAGCCCAGCTAGGCTTTGGGGGGGTCTACGTTCGAACAGATGTGGGTGGGTCTGGACTGTCACGGCTTGATACCTCTGTCATTTTTGAAGCCTTGGCTACAGGCTGTACCAGCACCACAGCTTACATAAGCATCCACAA CATGTGTGTCTGGATGATTGACACGTTTGGAAATGAGGAGCAGAGGCAGACATTCTGCCCCCGACTCTGCACCATGGAGAAGTTTGCTTCCTACTGCCTCACTGAGCCAG GAAGTGGAAGTGACGCTGCTTCCCTTTTGACCTCAGCTAAACGACAAGGAGATCATTACATCCTTAATGGCTCCAAG GCCTTCATTAGTGGTGGTGGTGAGTCGGACATCTACGTGGTCATGTGCCGCACCGGAGGACCAGGCCCCAAAGGCATCTCATGCATAGTTGTTGAGAAGGGAACCCCTGGCCTCAGCTTTGGCAAGAAGGAGAAAAAG GTCGGGTGGAACTCCCAGCCAACACGAGCCGTGATCTTTGAAGACTGTGCTGTACCTGTGGCCAACAGAATTGGGAGTGAGGGGCAAGGCTTCCTCATAGCCATGAAAGGACTGAACGGAGGGAGGATCAATATTG CCTCCTGCTCTCTGGGAGCTGCTCATGCTTCAGTCATCCTCACCCGAGACCACCTTAATGTTCGCAAGCAGTTTGGAGAACCTCTGGCCAGTAACCAG TACCTGCAGTTTAAACTGGCCGATATGGCAACCCGGCTGGTGGCCTCACGGCTCATGATCCGTAACGCAGCCGTGGCCCTACAGGAGGGGCGAGAGGATGCTGTGGCCCTGTGCTCCATGGCCAAGCTCTTTGCCACGGACGAATGCTTTGCT ATCTGCAACCAGGCTCTACAGATGCACGGAGGATATGGCTACCTGAAAGACTATGCTGTTCAACAGTATGTGCGGGACTCCAGAGTCCACCAAATCCTAGAAG gtAGCAATGAAGTGATGAGGATGATTATTTCTCGAAGCCTGATTCAAGAGTAG